Proteins encoded in a region of the Diospyros lotus cultivar Yz01 chromosome 9, ASM1463336v1, whole genome shotgun sequence genome:
- the LOC127809524 gene encoding kirola-like codes for MANKMVRQVAIKSDGDVFHEIFRDRPHHISNMAPAHIQGCALHEGEWGKVGSIVFWNYTHDGKEKVAKEVIEAVDEANKSVTYKVIEGDLMQLYKSFSATVHVDTSSVDNLVTWTFQYEKLNDGVEDPNTLMDFCISLAKAIEAHHLK; via the exons ATGGCCAACAAAATGGTGCGCCAAGTAGCTATCAAGTCGGACGGCGATGTGTTCCATGAGATCTTCCGAGATAGGCCTCACCATATCTCCAATATGGCCCCGGCTCACATCCAAGGCTGTGCTTTACATGAAGGTGAATGGGGCAAAGTTGGCTCCATCGTCTTCTGGAATTATACTCACG ATGGGAAAGAGAAGGTTGCTAAGGAGGTGATAGAGGCAGTAGACGAGGCAAACAAGTCGGTGACATACAAGGTGATTGAAGGAGATCTGATGCAGCTGTACAAGAGCTTCTCCGCCACAGTTCACGTGGACACAAGTAGCGTCGACAACCTCGTCACATGGACCTTCCAATACGAGAAGCTCAATGATGGTGTCGAAGATCCAAACACACTCATGGACTTCTGCATTAGCCTCGCCAAAGCGATTGAGGCTCACCATCTCaagtaa